The following is a genomic window from Salmo salar chromosome ssa23, Ssal_v3.1, whole genome shotgun sequence.
CATTCTGACTTCACCAATGCTAAGCTAACCAGTTAGCTAGCGTACAACGTTAGTGCTGACTAGTTTTTATGGAGTGAAGATGGCACCTTTTCCCGACGAGGTGGATGTTTTTACTGGCCCACATTGGCGAATGAAACAGTTGGTAGGACTTTACTGCGAGAAGGTATGTATGGAGGAATGTGAATTGAGAATTTACTCAAAAAGCTAGCTATCGTCTGCTGCCTGGTATTTGCTGCTAACGCAgtggtttagctagctaacgttagctggtctGAGAAATGGGTGTGTTTTTGGCATAGTAGttagctacagtatgtcagtCGCTGGCTAGTTGGGAAAGGTCTCAACCAGTTTCTTAGCAAGCTAACCTAGCAAGGCAAAGACAGGATAGCTAACTTGGCTATTTAGTAGGTAACAAACACTTTAGTTATAGCTAGTTACGTGGCTGCCGAAGACGAGTCTGAAGTTTTCTAGCCCTTTTGTAGTTATGCAACACGATatcttagctaggtagctaaaccGTTACAGTGTGGCTAGCTAGTTAATATTGTTTCCCCTTTACCTAACGTCATAACTTGGCATGAGCAAAACACAAAATATATGCAtaacttagctagcaagctactttGAGCCCATCCAAGCAATGAACAGCGGAATGAACGGTTCTGCGGGcatttatcaatcaatcaaatgtatttataaagccctttacgCCAGCAGAactcacaaagtgcttatacagatacccagcctaaaccccaaaGAGTAAGCAAGCAATGCAAATGTAGAAGCACGCTGGCTTGGGAAAAACTcagtagaaaggcaggaacctaggaagaaaactAGAGGAACCAGGATttaaggggtgaccagtcctcttctggctgtgctgtgtggagattataagagtacagaTCCAGATCGTTCTTTAAGACgtcaaataataatcagtggttatagagggtgcaacatgtCAGCAACTCAGGAGTAAATGGCAGTTGGCTTTTCATTTccaagcattcagaggtcgagacagcaaaTGACGtggagggagagggcagcagGTCCGGTACAAGTTAGCACATCCAGTGAACATGCCAGTGTTCCattgccgcaggcagaacagcagaaatTGGATCAGAGTATGACCATgctgactggggacagccagacagccatggtcctagggctcaggtctgctgagcgagatgggagaattagagggagcatacctaAGGTCACGTTAATGAGGCTTAGTTCCACTCATACAGGCATGTCCACAGTTCTGTTGCTATGGTTGTGTGCAGGTCTGCTATTGCTATCTGAGAAACTTTGACATGTTATTTCTTTCCTTTATACCACAGCTGTCACAGACCAACTTCTCCAACAACAATGACTTCCGCTCATTTCTTCAGTCACTGTGTGCCACCTTCAAGGAGTTCAAGATGCACGAACAGATTGAAAACGAGTATATCATCGGCCTGTTGCAACAGCGCAGCTGCACTGTGTATAATGTGCACTCCGATAACAAGTTGTCAGAGATGTTGTCCCTGTTTGAGAAAGGGCTGAGAAGCGTTAAGGTGACTCCACTAATGATATCAGTAAAAGTACTGCCACCAACATAACATTTATGAAAAGACTCACAAATAATCCCTCTTGCTCCTTGGGCTTTGTGTTGTGTGTCACTGAGTCATGTCTGCACAGAAATGATAGCCTATCCCTGTAGTCATTCAGCCTTCAGACATGTCATTTTAACAACAACATGTTGTTGGATAAGGAAGGTCTTGGTTTCCTGTAACTGAGAAACGCTCAACACTGTTCTCTTATATCGAGGCGGAGTTTAGCTTTCATAACTGGTTGCGGGATTTACTAGCAACAATATTGGGTCACCATCAGTCGAGTCTTGTAAAAAATTTCAATTCTGAAAACACTTACCTGTACCTTTGTTTGTCCTGTACAGCTGCAGTCCTTCCATTTAGCGAATACAACCACCAACCTTTTCCTCGTTGCTTGTACGACGTAAGCTGAGATGCAATTTGGTCCGtactatccgggatccttgggatgtcccaaccctaaaccctaactttaacccctaaccttaaccattttaaacttaaatggggtagggacgtcccatgGATTCGGGATAGCACAGACCCAATTGCATCTCAGCTTACGTAGTACGAGCAACAAGGGAAAAGTTGGTGGTTGTAGCCGCTAAAAGTTTATTAAAAGTATGAATTTCAGCACCCCGTGGAAGGACTGCAGTTGTACtggacaaacataggtacaggTAAGTGTTTTCAGAATTAATATTTTTACAAGAATCGACTGGTGGTGGCTCAAAGATGTTGCTAGCAAATCCCGTGAACAGTTATCCAAACTCATCTCCGCCTCGATACAAGACAACGGAGTTGAGCGTTCCTCAGCTAGGTTTCCTGTTACCTTTTTTTTCCACCCCTTACATTAGTGAAACTGGTGTTTCTAAACACAACACATGATTGAACAATAATAATTATGCCTCAATTCCTTAAAATGGAATCTGTTAAATTATTGGCATTATGTTGGAAAAGCCTATATGGACTTTCCTGACCTGCAAAATGTCTGTTTTAGATTTTGGTTAGTCGTTTCACTGATCAGGAATGACCTTATAGCCTCTCCTCGTTATGCTGATtgtatacagtagcctatatttgGTGTTAGGAGGAGCTGTATTTTGTAGCTTGTAGGGAGCACCAAGCAGGACACGAATAGCATGGGCCTGTGAACATTACAGGGAGACTCCGTTTATAGATGCCATAAGCTGTTTTGAGAGAGAGACTGCTGGCCtattttggttccaggcagaatTGTTCCTGTGACCTGTTTCCAGAGCTTTTTGAGACAAATGTAGCCATGTACAAACAAGAAATGGCCTGTCCTGAATGGCGCAATTGTGTACATTTTAACATTTGTCTGAGTCTGTCCCAATCATAATCTGCTCTTACTAAACGGTGGAATTTCCGTTGTAAGAGCAGAATTTGGTAATCTGTACTTGGTCTTCAACCAGGACAGGAAATGTTTTCATTTCAGCTCAGATAAACAAAACTTTGTTTAATTGTTTGTAAATGCAATTCTAATAATTTTTGGTTAAGTCTCTGCAGATTCATCAATGGAATATTGGATGAAAAAAAGTTACAGCTGGTATTTTTCAGTTTTGCCTGTTAATAATTTGCTTATCCTACAAGTGAAAGTATTTGTTAGAGTATTTTATTGGTCTGTTCACTCTTGATTGTTTGACTGTTACGATTGTGTGGTTTGATTTGACCGAAGCTGAGGATTGATGGCATTTATTTAAGTGGAGTGAATGACAGTCAGTCGTGTATGATGTCATGATTACGGTATAATTGCAGAGCGAGTATGAGCAGCTGAACTATGCCCGGCAACTGAAAGAGCGACTGGAGGCATTCACACAGGACTTCTTACCCCacatgaaggaggaggaagaggtatgATTAAATCATGTCATTTGTAATAATTAACTTGAGATATTCTGATGTAGGACCTACTGTGTAAATGATTAGGtcccactttatttggatagtccatctgtagatccTCTACATATGGTCATACTATCAAAGAAatgatctgttgataagcaactgcttgttagggttagaataagggcaAAGTTTAAGATAAAGGTTTAGGTTActagatggactatccaaataaagtgttaccaattaTTAATACATGTTTGTTATATAGTGTTCTGTCCATGAATGGGTACTGTCACAAAACCCATAACTAGCCTACGGATATTGTTGCACTCACTTTTAGTGGTCCtaggcctagttacatggtctgtaacctgaattAATGTGTGCATTTGGGAGAAATAAGAGTATGTGGTCGGCGAGCACAAGCGATTTATTAGTTGTTCAGATAGTAACGAAAATAACGTACAAAACAGAAACCTACAAACAGGCATGCCCAAACTAGACTCGAAACCAAACAAACCCAGCAGCCTCAAGGCATGTAAACTGGGACACTGACTGACGATCACACTAATTGTCAGCAAATGATGTGCTAATCAACCAGACTCAGCATCTGGACAAGGTTGCTGCTGCCTCCTGGGGGAATGGAGTGTGTGGAAGTGTAATCTGGATAGTGCGTTTTGTCTGTCCTAACAGTAACCTTCCCTCCATATCATAACAGTACCAGCAAATAAGATATTCTCTTGAACTGTTGGCCTTTCTGTCTAGCTCATAATAATGAATTGctttatatgtgtttatgtaatggGGTCTATTCCAGGTGTTCCAGCCCATGCTGATGCAGTACTTCACCTATGAGGAGCTGAAAGACCTCAAGAAGCAGGTGATGGCACAGCACTGTAGCCAGCAGCGATGGGACTGTGCAGCAGAAGTGCTGAAGGGGCTCAGTCTGTGGAGCCAGGCAGAGGAGCTGCACAAGGCCTTCAAGTATGCTGACCACGAGAAGACTGACGGTGAGTCACAGACCCCTTTATTGCCTTCTCTAGAGCGCACACCTACATCTTGGTGACGGCTATGATTCTGTTTTCTCCCCAGTATACACAGCCTCCTCCATATGACATCTATCACCATGCAATCCCTTTACCTAATATCTCCTTCAGCAACACACTTCTCAACTTCAGCTTAGTCATAACTACGCTATATTGGCGGATGTGGTCAGTACATTAGGAAATGAGTTGGCCAAATTTCCCAGAACCAAATGTTTGTTGAGGTGTGGCTTTAATGCTTACCAAAAACATTTCTACAGACGGCTGAATCACACTTCTGTTGCTGTGTTATTGCTATGGTCTAGCAATTATTCTTAGGTCTTTTTACCTCGAACTGTAGAGAAGCATTACTTAAGTAACATTTCATAAGCACTTGAGTTCAGTATGTATTGTACACTACACTGACTATTTTaaaaaaacgtttaaaaaaaCTGGTTATCAATCCTCAGAACTAGAGAAAGAGCTGTGCTCCACCCACATCTCCCAGCTACCTACAGAGATCCTGCTGCATCTGTTCCGCTACCTGGGTCCTGAGGACCTGTGTCACTGTGGCCAGGTGTCCTCAGCCTGGTCCGACCTGGCCAAGACCGGTTCTCTGTGGAGGCACCTCTACCCTGTACGCTGGGCCAGAGGTACAGAGATATCAGTGTTGACCTTTAATATTTTTGTCCTCACTGATGGTGAAGCAGTCAACACTGTAAAAGCTGCCAATAAAATATTTTGACACTTGTTTTTCCTCTTAATGAAATAAGACactgtctgtttcccaggggatCACTATCGCGGCCCCCCAGCTGATCTGAATCAGGAACCGGATGAGGAGTGGGTGAACAGTCTGCAGGATGAGGGCAAGGCCTACCAGGAGTGGGATGAGGATGCAGATGTGGATGAGTCTGGTGAGCTCTTTCAGCCTCCTAACGGTGTCAAccccagtcagtctgtgtttgtCAGGAGTACATCTAAAGGATTGATCCAGGGAAAATGCATAGCTTGATTGAAGTGacagtgtttacagatttggaaGAATTGTTAGGGCGATTTTTCTGGCTGTCTTGTCCTATTACCTCATCTCTGGTGTACCCATTTTCTCCCTTGTTTAGATGATACTTGTGAAGACTCATTGGCTATAAGCTCAGCTCAGCGGGAGAAGAAACTACTAAATGAAATGATCCAGAACCTTCTGCCAGCTGTGGGTTCCTCTGTCAGGTCCATCGTTCTGGCCTACAGCTCTACGGTCTCCAGTAAGATGGTATGAATATTCATGATAATATGCCTAGAACATCAATGAAGCAGTGCTACTAATACAAAGCTTCCTATTCTCTAAGTAATGAGAGAAGCTGGCGTGTGAATGAAGGCTGTTTCAGACTGACTAGGCTCTACATGGCAGAGTGTTGGTTAATGATctgtatgtatacagtaccagtcaaacatttggacacctactcatcccagggtttttctttatttttgactattttctatgttgtagaataatagtgaagacatcaaaactatgaaatgacacacatggtatcacgtagtaaccaaaagggtgttaaacaaatgttttatatttgcgatttgccttgatgacagctttgcacactcttggaattctctcaaccagcttcgtgtgatagtcacctggaatgcatttaaattaacaggtctgccttatgttaatttgtggaatttgtttcataatgcgtttgagctaatcagttgtgttgtgacaaggttaggcgtggtatgcagaagatagccctatttggtaaaagaccgggtccatataatggcaagaacagctcaaataagcaaagagaaatgacagtccattactttaagacatggtcagtcaatccttcaagtgcagtagcaaaaaccatcaagtgctatgatgaaactggttctcatgaggacctccacagaaaaggaagacccagagttacctctgctgcagaggataagttcattagaattaccagcctcaaaaatcggcaattaactgcacctcagattgcagcccaaataaatgcttcagagttaaagtaatagacacatctcaacatcaactgttcagaggagactgcgtgaattattattatattttgttgttgttgtgtgaatcaggctttcatggtcaaattgctacaaggaaaccactactaaaggacaccaataataagaagaggcttgcttggtgcaagaaacacgagcaatggacattagaccggtggaaatctgtcctttggtctgatgagtccaaatgtgagattttcggttccaaccgctgtctttgtgagacacagagtaggtgaacagatgatctccgttTGTGAGGTTCCcaacatggaggaggtgtgatggtgtgggggtgctttgctgttgacactcTGTGATTTATGTAGAATTCGATGCAcactttaccagcatggctaccacagcattctgcagcaatacgccatccaatctggtttgtgcttagtgggagcatcatttgtttttcaacaggacaattacccacaacacacttccaggctgtataagggctatttgaccaagaaggagagtgatggagtgctgcatcagattcatggtggggtggcaggtagcctagtggttagagcgttgggccagtaaccgaaaggttgcgggattgaatccctgagctgacaaggtaaaaatctgtcgttctgcccctgaacaagcagttaatccactgttccccggtaggccgtcattgtaaatatgattttattcttaactgacttgcctagttaaataaaggtaaaaaaaaaaatgtttttaatcatttgacctggcctccacaatcacctgacctcaacccaattgagatggtttgggatgggttggaccgcagagtgaaggaaaagcagccaacaagtgctccgcatatgtgggtactccttcaagactgttggaaaagtattccaggtgactaccttatgaagctggttgagagaatgccaagagtgtgcaaagggtggctactttgaagaatctcaaatataaaatatattttgatttaacttttttgtttactacatgattccatatgtgtcatttcatagttttgatgtcttcactattattctacaatgtagaaaatagtaaaaataaacgaaaacccttgaataagtaggtgtgtccaaacattaactggtgctgtatgtgtgtctgcTGCCACAGGTGCGTCAGATCCTTAGTCTCTGTCCTAATCTCACCCACCTGGACCTCACTCAGACTGATGTCACAGACTCCGCCTTTGACAGGTATGCCATCCATAGCCAGACCAATTATGCTGAAGACTACAGGGTATGATTAACTATTGAACttgtctctcttctcccctaaTTGATTTGATTTCTCTTCACTTCTTTTCTGTCAGTTGGTCATCTCTGGGGTCATGTCTGTCTCTTGAGCACCTGGACCTATCAGGCTGTGAGAAGATCACTGACCACACCCTGAAGAAGCTGTCCATTGGTCTGGGGTACCTGGCATCGCTCACCTACTCTCAGAAACGATCCGACCGGCAAGCCAAGCTTCTGAAGAGCCCACCTCCCATCAGTCTGCTGGACGAGCGGAGCCTCCGTTTGACGGGGGCCAGCCGGCAGGCCCTGATCTTCAAGCAGCATACGGGGAGACGGTGCAGCAGCCCCTCCAGGGTCTGGGTCCTGGACCCTTCGGAGCTGGCCGACATCGAGGATGCAGCAGAGTGGAACCGCCGCGGGGGAGTGTCTACCCCTGAGGGGCGAGGCTTTGTGGCGACGAAGCCAGGAGGTTCGTGTTGCTGCAGGAGGAGTAGGAGGCGGGGCCTCAGGACAAGCTATAGCACCTCCTACTGGCAGCAGCAGTATGGGCTTGGGGAGGCCTGCTGTGGCCATTCAACCTGCTGCACTGGTGAGATGGCCCTGAGGACTTATGGAGGGCTGCAGTGTTTGTCTTACACCACCAGGGGCAGTGCAGGGGCAGAGTTTTGGACTAAATGCTCCTCTGGGGGTCAGCGGTGCCTGGAGCTTTACAACAGAACTGATCAGTCAGACGCTCGGCGCTCGCTGAGATTCCTCAGCCTCTCTGGATGCTATCGGGTTACAGACCTGGGCTTGAGGTAAAACTGCTTGGGATGCTGCTCTTCAAAGAAATGACAAACATGCATATGTATTATACCTGTGGATAAATTGTGTAAATCTTTCTTTGTGTTACTGATATTGACTGTGAGTAGGTTCAAATGATTGTGTATTATATACtctacgcgtgtgtgtgtgtgtttcagggtgctGTCTCAGCGTGGAGGTCTTCCTCTCCTGGAGCATTTGAACCTGTCTGGATGTCTCCTCATCACTGAGGTTGGGCTACAGGAGCTGGTGTCAGCCTGTCCTGCCCTCAATGATGAACACTTCTACTACTGCGACAACATCAATGGtaacgcgcgcacacacaaaaTGCACAATATTAGGGAAAACTGGGAAAACACCCTCTTATCAGGCAACGTATTCATACAAGGATATGAGTGATGCACAATTTTATACATTTCTtgaatttaatttattttacaaAACGACCACATGTGGACACAATGCATTTAAAATGATTGGGGATGACACAACGTTTAACAACGTACTTCCATTGTGGCCTTCTTATTAACGATTATGTAATGTAAcccttttttttttcaaatttagTCTAAAATGAcatatctaactgcctgtagctcaggacctgaagcaaggatatgcatattcttgataccatttgaaaggaaatactttgaagtttgtggaaatgtgaagttGTAGGAgaatttaacctccctgggcaagcaagcgtcccacctagtcaacagccagtggaatcgcgtggcgcgaaatacaaatacctcataaatgctataacttcaatttgtcaaacat
Proteins encoded in this region:
- the LOC106584217 gene encoding F-box/LRR-repeat protein 5-like isoform X2; translated protein: MKEEEEVFQPMLMQYFTYEELKDLKKQVMAQHCSQQRWDCAAEVLKGLSLWSQAEELHKAFKYADHEKTDELEKELCSTHISQLPTEILLHLFRYLGPEDLCHCGQVSSAWSDLAKTGSLWRHLYPVRWARGDHYRGPPADLNQEPDEEWVNSLQDEGKAYQEWDEDADVDESDDTCEDSLAISSAQREKKLLNEMIQNLLPAVGSSVRSIVLAYSSTVSSKMVRQILSLCPNLTHLDLTQTDVTDSAFDSWSSLGSCLSLEHLDLSGCEKITDHTLKKLSIGLGYLASLTYSQKRSDRQAKLLKSPPPISLLDERSLRLTGASRQALIFKQHTGRRCSSPSRVWVLDPSELADIEDAAEWNRRGGVSTPEGRGFVATKPGGSCCCRRSRRRGLRTSYSTSYWQQQYGLGEACCGHSTCCTGEMALRTYGGLQCLSYTTRGSAGAEFWTKCSSGGQRCLELYNRTDQSDARRSLRFLSLSGCYRVTDLGLRVLSQRGGLPLLEHLNLSGCLLITEVGLQELVSACPALNDEHFYYCDNINGPHADTASGCQNLQCGFRACCRSGE
- the LOC106584217 gene encoding F-box/LRR-repeat protein 5-like isoform X1; translated protein: MAPFPDEVDVFTGPHWRMKQLVGLYCEKLSQTNFSNNNDFRSFLQSLCATFKEFKMHEQIENEYIIGLLQQRSCTVYNVHSDNKLSEMLSLFEKGLRSVKSEYEQLNYARQLKERLEAFTQDFLPHMKEEEEVFQPMLMQYFTYEELKDLKKQVMAQHCSQQRWDCAAEVLKGLSLWSQAEELHKAFKYADHEKTDELEKELCSTHISQLPTEILLHLFRYLGPEDLCHCGQVSSAWSDLAKTGSLWRHLYPVRWARGDHYRGPPADLNQEPDEEWVNSLQDEGKAYQEWDEDADVDESDDTCEDSLAISSAQREKKLLNEMIQNLLPAVGSSVRSIVLAYSSTVSSKMVRQILSLCPNLTHLDLTQTDVTDSAFDSWSSLGSCLSLEHLDLSGCEKITDHTLKKLSIGLGYLASLTYSQKRSDRQAKLLKSPPPISLLDERSLRLTGASRQALIFKQHTGRRCSSPSRVWVLDPSELADIEDAAEWNRRGGVSTPEGRGFVATKPGGSCCCRRSRRRGLRTSYSTSYWQQQYGLGEACCGHSTCCTGEMALRTYGGLQCLSYTTRGSAGAEFWTKCSSGGQRCLELYNRTDQSDARRSLRFLSLSGCYRVTDLGLRVLSQRGGLPLLEHLNLSGCLLITEVGLQELVSACPALNDEHFYYCDNINGPHADTASGCQNLQCGFRACCRSGE